Below is a genomic region from Microcoleus sp. FACHB-672.
CTTGCTGGCCATTGCCCGTCAAGTCAGTGAAAGCTTGGAAAAGGTTAGGGTCGATGTGCAGCCTCAAGGCTTCAAAGCGCTGCTCAAAGGAGCGGCAGACTTTTTGCAAACGCCCATCGAGCTGAGCGGTGAAGCGGCAATTCCCGGAGTCGGCAGCATCAGTGCCGGCGAGGGTGAATTGGGATTTTCTCTACCAGGAGGCATTGGCAAAATTACAGCCAAAGCCAAAGATAGCCCCAAACTTCGCTCGGAGTTGAGGCAATATTTAGAACCCCGCACCAATAGCATCCTCAACGCCATTAACAATGAGCTGCTCGGGCCGGCCACCGAGCAACTCAAACGCCAAGGCAAACAAGGACTGGTGGTAATTGTCGATAACCTCGACCGCGTGGACAGTTTTCTCAAACCTACAGGTCGCACCCAGCCAGAACATCTGTTTGTGGATCGGGGCGAACCGCTACGAAAACTCAATTGCCATTTGGTTTACACTATTCCCCTGGCTTTAATTTTCTCCAATGACTTGGGAAGGCTAACCAGTCGATTTGGAGTAAAACCGAAGGTACTGCCTCTCGTGCCGATGCGGTGCCGCGATAGCAGTGATTTTGACATAGGAATGTCTCTGCTGCGACAGATGGTTCTGAGCCGAGCGTTTCCCGATGTGCCGGCAGAGCAACGGATTGAGTTAATCTCGCAGGTGTTTGACAGCCCCGAAACCTTAGATCGGGTCTGCCGGGTTAGTGGAGGCCATGTGCGTAACTTGCTGGCTCTGCTGTTTAGTTGCTTGCAGCAAGAAGATCCCCCTTTCTCCCGCGCCTGTGTCGAAAATGTGATTAAAGAATACCGTGATGATTTAATTGCAGCGATTACAGATGAGGAGTGGGAGTTGCTTTTTCAAGCAGTGCAACAGCAAAGCGTCATTGGAGAGGAACACTACCAAATGATGTTACGCAGTATGTTTTTGTTTGAATACCGCGATGATATGGGGCGCTGGTACTGGATCAATCCGGCGCTGGCAGAGGCGGAAAAGTTCAAGTCTTGGCAAAGACAGATGCAGGAGACTTCTGGGTAAAGTCTTTTTTTAAGCACAGAAGTTGGCGGTAGCCTGCCGGCAGCCCTACACAGCTCAGTCAACGGCTGAGGTTCGATTGCCAGAGGTTTGCTAATTAAGTGCCGGCCAGAGTTAACAGTTGGGCGAATACGTGCACGCGTGCGATCTTGTGAAAATATATGCCAAGCATTTGTGATGGGTATGTTCGCAGGTCGCACGAAGTGTATTCTTTTACCATTACGCAAAATTGCTTAGTGCTGAGTCGTCTCTAAATTAAGACTTTGAACTAAGTGATATTTTGTGTTCGCCTTTACACACTTATCGTTCTGTCTTTCCGACTGAACCCAAGACGCGCAACAATATGGCTGACCCGCACCCACCTGATAGCGAAGCGTGGCCCGAAAGTGTCACAGATATAGCCGGTTACAACGAGCAATCGTTGAGAACACTGGTGCGGGCGATCCACCTTTCTCCAAAAGGGGAATTTTCGCTGATTTTGGTGCGCTGCAACGAGGCGAGTTTGCGAGAGCGAATGAGGCACCGGCTGCGAGAACTGTCTCATCTGCCCATTCGAGAGTTAGTGCTGCCGGCATCTGTAAAAACTCTTTTCACAAGTATCAAAACAGAATTGGGGGATGAACAGCCACAAGCATTAATGATATTTGGCTTGGAGTCGGTGAGCGCTTTGGATGAAGTTCTGACCTCTGCCAATCTAGTTCGTCCAGAGTTTCGTAAAAGCTTTCCATTTCCGCTGGTCTTGTGGCTTAACGATGAAATTTGGCCAAAGTTAATGCGGTTGGTGCCCGATCTCGCGAATTGGTCGGCCCCATCGATTAAGTTTAGTAGCTCTCCCGATTCATGAACTTGACATGAATCAGTTGATTAATCGAGACGATCTTTCACTCAAGTAGCCGACGCTGCGGGCAAGCGGACAATAAACACACTACCTTTACCCACCTCAGAAATCACATCAATGGTGCCTTGATGAGCTTCTACAATCTGGCGAGATAGGTGCAGCCCCAAGCCGCTACCTCCACGTTTGTGGGTGGCTTGGCGGAAGCGTTCAAATAATTTCACTTGGTCATCCATCGCGATCCCAACGCCGGTGTCTTGTACCTCAACCGTCACCAACCGAGGCTCAGATTTGGCTATAGGTTTAGCAACCAGGCGGACATCAATTGACCCAGTATCAGTGTATTGAATCGCATTGGCGATTAAATTCGTAAAAAGCCGGTGTAGTTCCAGGCGATCACCCATGACAGCACCCCCTCCGCCAGGGGTCTTTTCTCCATCTCCATCTAGGTGTAAATTCAAACTCAGACTTTTAGAATCGGCTAAGGGAGTTAATTCTTGGGAGACTTCCCCGATCAGTTGTTTTAGATCAACTGGAAAAAAGTTGAGATTTTTACGACCGGCTTCATAACGATAAACCTCCAACAATATATTCACCATACTCAGCAAGTTTTGGTTGCTGCGAGCCATTGTAGAAAACACTTCCGCACATTGGGGCGTGATTTCTCCCAAGGCTCCTTGCTGCAGTAAATTGAGCATTTGATTGGCTGCCACCAGGGGGGTTCGCAAGTCGTGGGTGAGCCTAGAGACAAAATCTTCCCGCTGGCGGGCGATCTGATCGCGTTCGTCAACGCTATGCTTGAGCCGCAGTAATGATCGGACTCGCGCTAGCAGTTCATCGAGTTCCACCGGCTTGCGAATAAAATCGTCCGCCCCCATATCTAAGCCCTGCACAAGACTAGATTGGTCGTAGGCTGTGATCAGCAAGATCGGTATAAATGGTAACTTCGCATTCTGACGAACGCGCCTAGTGACTTCGTAGCCATCCATCCCCGGCATCATCACATCTAGCAGCACTAAATCTGGGGGAGACTGTTCAATAATGGCTAAGGCAGAACTGCCATTCTCGGCTGTAACAATGTCGTATCCCTCTTCTTCCAGAATTGTCTGAACTAGCAAGACATTATCGGGAGAGTCATCTACAACGAGAATACAGTCGGTTTTATTCTGAGAGGAACTAGACAAATAATTCATGCAATGAAGGGTGGGCAATAGAAGTTATCATATCGGCGTCGTTGTAATATATTGCCATTTAATTGTTCGGCTGCCCTCATTCTTGAGAATGATTTGTACCGACAACGCTTCAACAAAGCGGTGAGCGGCTTGTCTAAAGATGGCTTTACAAGAAAAGATTGGAAGAAGAAGCCTTCTCCCAATCTGGAGCCACAAGTTTGAGGACGGTAATGTGCTGCTTTTTACACACTTGCCGCCGGCTTAAATGTCTTAGCCAAGGATTGCACCCGTTGTCGGTTTGGCCGGCTTGAGGGTTTCTGATCCATAGCGCTGGTGGTAAAATGCTGCAACTCGTTGTTCATATTGAGCGAGATCCACTTCAATTTTTCGGAACAGCGCCACGGTTATCGGATCAGTCAGCATCATATAAAGTTTGTACAAATCGACCACGCCGGTTTGGACATCGCCGAGGGTGCGGCGCAGCAGATCCATTTCGTCGCTTCCTTTTAAAGCGGCGTTTAACTTAGCCAAAGGTTCAGCTGCTTTTGCCTGCAAGGAGGGTTTTTCGCCAAACGCATCGAGTCGCGCTTCTAGCAGTTGGATGTGATAGCGCTTATTCTGAATCATCTCCCGCAGCAGGGCAGAAAAGCCGGTGTCGGAAGTTTTGCTAAGGTATTGCTCGAATGCTTCGTGGGAGTAACGTTCACCTGCCAGTGCGGTGTTGATCGCGCTGACAATTTCGCCCTTGGTTGAGCCGCCCCAAGAATCCGCCAGTTTCCACCATTCGGCAGTGGCATCAGTTTCTGCCGGCAGCGCTGCTTCTTTGCCGCCATAACCAAGCCGGCTGAGAATTGCGGTGGTAAAAATGGCTAAATCTCCAGGCAGCCGGGAGGTGATCAAGTTACCATCCACCACTAACGGCTCATCAATGTAGTTCGCGCCGGCATTTTCCATATCCTTGCGAATGGAGATAAAGCCGGTGGCGTTTCTACCCTTGAGCAAGTCGCCTTCAATTAAAACTTGGGGACCGTGGCAAACCGAAGCCACAACTTTCCCTTGCGCCATTAGCTGCTGCACAAACCGGACAGTATTGGGATTTTTCCGCATAAAATCAGGTGCCATCCCGCCGGGAATAATCACTGCATCGAAATCTTCAGCGCGAGCTTCCGTTGTGGTTCCATCGGGTTTCATCGAAACTTTTCCCTGCTTGCCTTTGTAGGCTTCATTCATGCGAGAACCCAGCACAACTGTCTCGAACCCCGCCATCTGCATCGCTTTATAAGGAATCTGAAATTCTGCATCCTCAACCGCGTTTTCAATGAGGATAGCAACGCGTTTTGTGTTCGCTTTATTGTTGGGTGTCATGAGTTTTCCTCTTACTGTTGTTTTTGCCTTTACACTGAGCTGATATTAGCTATCTCAGCAGTTAGCACTGGAGCAATTCCTGTAGCTGTTAGGTTACAGATGGGAAACTCTCCCGCTCTTTCTGACCTGATAATCTCCAGGCTAACTTCCTTATAAATCTGTGTTTTCTACCCGATTGAATTTCGGAAACTTTTTCAAATCTTTGTTTCTTTTAGCCTAAGTCTGTTTGCCATTGGTTCCCTTCACTCAAAAGAAATAGATCGGTTTCATTCTAAAGGGATAGATCGGCTTTGGTGATTTGAACTTAAGCTGAAAGAGGATAAGGAGTGAGAAGTATGGCAAATAAAGCTGATCAAGAAGCAACAGATACCGCCAGCGATTCTGATTTCGAGGCCGTGCCGCATCAAAATACGCCGGCAGACAGCGGCATTCCTAAAGTGCCCGGACTCGAACAAGGGCGGCGCATGATGCGCGAGGAATTGAGCAATT
It encodes:
- a CDS encoding DJ-1/PfpI/YhbO family deglycase/protease; translation: MTPNNKANTKRVAILIENAVEDAEFQIPYKAMQMAGFETVVLGSRMNEAYKGKQGKVSMKPDGTTTEARAEDFDAVIIPGGMAPDFMRKNPNTVRFVQQLMAQGKVVASVCHGPQVLIEGDLLKGRNATGFISIRKDMENAGANYIDEPLVVDGNLITSRLPGDLAIFTTAILSRLGYGGKEAALPAETDATAEWWKLADSWGGSTKGEIVSAINTALAGERYSHEAFEQYLSKTSDTGFSALLREMIQNKRYHIQLLEARLDAFGEKPSLQAKAAEPLAKLNAALKGSDEMDLLRRTLGDVQTGVVDLYKLYMMLTDPITVALFRKIEVDLAQYEQRVAAFYHQRYGSETLKPAKPTTGAILG
- a CDS encoding P-loop NTPase fold protein — its product is MSQDFLDLRRFYAACNPSKTLDLKNQEDRKYYIDFSSVRGGNIIRELSRTITLLAGDDPTCQLFTGHIGCGKSTELLRLKDELEQKNFHVVYFESSQDLDMADVDISDILLAIARQVSESLEKVRVDVQPQGFKALLKGAADFLQTPIELSGEAAIPGVGSISAGEGELGFSLPGGIGKITAKAKDSPKLRSELRQYLEPRTNSILNAINNELLGPATEQLKRQGKQGLVVIVDNLDRVDSFLKPTGRTQPEHLFVDRGEPLRKLNCHLVYTIPLALIFSNDLGRLTSRFGVKPKVLPLVPMRCRDSSDFDIGMSLLRQMVLSRAFPDVPAEQRIELISQVFDSPETLDRVCRVSGGHVRNLLALLFSCLQQEDPPFSRACVENVIKEYRDDLIAAITDEEWELLFQAVQQQSVIGEEHYQMMLRSMFLFEYRDDMGRWYWINPALAEAEKFKSWQRQMQETSG
- a CDS encoding sensor histidine kinase, producing the protein MNYLSSSSQNKTDCILVVDDSPDNVLLVQTILEEEGYDIVTAENGSSALAIIEQSPPDLVLLDVMMPGMDGYEVTRRVRQNAKLPFIPILLITAYDQSSLVQGLDMGADDFIRKPVELDELLARVRSLLRLKHSVDERDQIARQREDFVSRLTHDLRTPLVAANQMLNLLQQGALGEITPQCAEVFSTMARSNQNLLSMVNILLEVYRYEAGRKNLNFFPVDLKQLIGEVSQELTPLADSKSLSLNLHLDGDGEKTPGGGGAVMGDRLELHRLFTNLIANAIQYTDTGSIDVRLVAKPIAKSEPRLVTVEVQDTGVGIAMDDQVKLFERFRQATHKRGGSGLGLHLSRQIVEAHQGTIDVISEVGKGSVFIVRLPAASAT